GCACGGCAGATGATGAGAAGAGACTATGAAGAGTTTGATTATATTATCGGTATGGATGCGTGGAATATCCGAAATATTATGAGAATCATCGGTTCAGATCCAGAGAAAAAAGTTTCTATGCTTTTAGACTACACGGATCGTCCGGGAACAGAAATTGCTGATCCGTGGTATACGGGCAATTTTGATGCGACCTATGATGATGTACTGGAAGGTTGTACAGGATTGTTAGAGCATTTGAAGAATACCGAGGCATTCTTGAATTTATAACAAAAAATAACTTGAAGGAGTGTAAGAGTGATTTATGAAAAGTTTGTCTATGAGAAATAGATGTGTAATCGGATTTACGCTGTTTTCCATGTTTTTTGGAGCAGGCAATCTGATATTTCCGCCGCTTCTGGGTGCTGAAGCGGGCAGCAGTACGATACCGGCTATGGTTGGAATGTTACTGACGGCGGTGGTATTACCTGCTCTTGCGGTGATATCTGTGGCAAAGCATGATGGATTGAAGAATTTGGCGGGAAGCATACACCCGGCATTTGCGACAGTTTATGCGGTGCTGATCCATTTGTTAATCGGACCTTTTGTTGCAATTCCAAGGACAGCATCTACCAGTTTTGAGATGGCGGTCGTGCCATTTTTATCTGACGGAGTCAGTGCTGAGTCTTTATTGATTATGCGGTGTATATACTCGTTTACATTTTTTGTGATAGCAACGATAGTCGCGCTGAAGCCAACGAGACTTAAGGATTTACTGGGAAAAGTAATGACACCGATTCTGTTGATTTTGATTGCAGTTATTTTCGTGGGAGTTGTTGTAAAGTTCCCGACAGTTGTAAGACAGGCAGATGCGAGCTATAAAGGGCATGCGCTTCAGCATGGTTTTGTCACGGGATACC
The sequence above is drawn from the Dorea formicigenerans genome and encodes:
- a CDS encoding low molecular weight protein-tyrosine-phosphatase; translation: MIKVLFICHGNICRSTMSEYVMKYLTDQAGLASEFYIDSAATSREEIGNGVHHGTRQKLKEVGIPCGNHRARQMMRRDYEEFDYIIGMDAWNIRNIMRIIGSDPEKKVSMLLDYTDRPGTEIADPWYTGNFDATYDDVLEGCTGLLEHLKNTEAFLNL
- the brnQ gene encoding branched-chain amino acid transport system II carrier protein, coding for MRNRCVIGFTLFSMFFGAGNLIFPPLLGAEAGSSTIPAMVGMLLTAVVLPALAVISVAKHDGLKNLAGSIHPAFATVYAVLIHLLIGPFVAIPRTASTSFEMAVVPFLSDGVSAESLLIMRCIYSFTFFVIATIVALKPTRLKDLLGKVMTPILLILIAVIFVGVVVKFPTVVRQADASYKGHALQHGFVTGYQTMDILAAFNFGAVIAMNIEAFGVKNRKGVAKETILAGIGAGILLCIVYSATAYVGVLCSSKVGNVENGTQILTYAVHACFGIYGKVLIGIIFFIACFNVCVGLLCCCSAYFHELVPKISYFKWLLVFAVFSFVISCAGLNAILNVSLPILKVMCPIAIALTFYGLVRRKRQ